From a region of the Salinispira pacifica genome:
- a CDS encoding sigma-70 family RNA polymerase sigma factor: MNNALAQADPSTRLNQDEQATPGGYDTDLLALYLKQIAHYPLLTVHEEKDLGEKIARKREEMAVLREALQNEDDSVDQRMLDETEEMFRFYKNKMINANLRLVVSIAKKFQHRGLSLLDLIDEGNIGLIEAVERFDYTKGCRFSTYGTWWIRQAIIKSLADKGRVIRIPIHMLNTIKKCYFVAKHLTQELGRDPDVHELSEYLEFPPDKIRDIMKLSQETASLDTTVDDDNMTTLADLIMDSNSEEPFDRVFHLTLQDTLDEVLRQLSEREMKIIQLRFGLAGEGPFTLEETGKYLGITRERVRQIQEKAMKKLRTMSKIQDYQGNHV, encoded by the coding sequence ATGAATAATGCACTTGCACAGGCTGATCCCTCCACACGATTAAATCAGGACGAACAGGCAACTCCCGGAGGCTACGATACCGATCTGCTGGCTCTTTATCTGAAGCAGATTGCCCACTATCCCCTTCTGACAGTTCATGAAGAAAAGGATCTCGGAGAAAAGATCGCACGGAAGCGTGAAGAGATGGCCGTACTCAGGGAAGCACTGCAGAACGAAGACGACTCCGTTGACCAGCGCATGCTTGATGAGACGGAAGAGATGTTCCGTTTTTATAAAAACAAGATGATCAACGCCAATCTCCGCCTGGTGGTCTCCATCGCCAAGAAATTTCAGCACCGGGGATTATCCCTGCTGGATCTGATTGACGAAGGAAACATCGGACTCATTGAAGCGGTTGAACGCTTCGATTACACCAAAGGATGCAGATTTTCCACATACGGGACCTGGTGGATCCGGCAGGCTATCATCAAAAGCCTGGCAGACAAGGGCCGGGTGATCCGCATCCCCATCCACATGCTGAATACCATTAAAAAATGCTATTTCGTTGCCAAACATCTCACCCAGGAACTGGGGCGGGATCCGGATGTTCATGAGCTTTCCGAATACCTTGAATTTCCCCCGGACAAAATCCGGGATATTATGAAGCTCAGTCAGGAGACGGCATCCCTGGATACCACCGTTGATGACGATAACATGACCACCCTTGCGGATCTGATCATGGACAGCAATTCAGAAGAACCCTTCGACAGGGTATTTCACCTCACTCTGCAGGATACTCTGGATGAAGTATTGCGCCAGCTTTCGGAACGGGAAATGAAGATTATTCAGCTTCGCTTCGGACTTGCCGGAGAAGGTCCGTTCACCCTGGAAGAGACGGGGAAGTATCTTGGAATAACCAGGGAGCGGGTGCGTCAGATTCAGGAAAAGGCCATGAAGAAACTGCGGACCATGTCCAAGATCCAGGATTATCAGGGAAATCACGTATAG
- a CDS encoding M23 family metallopeptidase has product MPRNLGTTAVLLSLILLSSSTAVAEEIEYTVKSGDTLYSISRSYNIELNTLMSINGIDDVRNLKVGQTLEIPEQSSPEYPLSDYEILVGDTLFSISRRTGMSMEELLRINNIQEDSIIKPGQIIRVRALTANPEEETRTADNGNDSPAAEAGTSEDDQNSASSGGDQPAREGTILTSEPSSGGDGLYWPHEGERYSFAGKFPGIVIKGNPGDAINSVGPGRVVYSGPHSTLGNVVFVQNPRGYIYIYGGNRRLFVNQGDDLTTGQLIGELGASPLLPDVQVYFSVWKEGRYLDPNTAPR; this is encoded by the coding sequence ATGCCCCGAAACCTTGGTACGACAGCTGTACTGCTTAGTTTGATACTTCTTTCCTCTTCCACGGCGGTGGCTGAGGAAATAGAATATACGGTGAAGTCCGGAGATACCCTCTATTCAATTTCCCGCAGTTACAATATAGAACTGAATACCCTCATGAGCATCAACGGCATTGATGATGTTCGTAACCTCAAAGTGGGACAGACTCTGGAGATTCCCGAGCAGTCCTCACCCGAATACCCGCTGAGTGATTATGAAATTCTTGTGGGCGATACTCTGTTCAGTATCTCCCGGCGAACCGGCATGAGCATGGAAGAACTTCTGCGCATTAATAATATTCAGGAAGACAGCATTATTAAGCCGGGACAGATAATCAGAGTCCGGGCACTTACAGCGAACCCGGAAGAAGAGACCCGCACAGCAGATAACGGCAACGATTCTCCTGCAGCGGAAGCCGGCACATCGGAAGACGATCAGAACTCCGCTTCCTCCGGGGGCGACCAGCCCGCCCGGGAAGGAACCATTCTCACCAGTGAACCCAGCAGCGGGGGCGACGGACTGTATTGGCCCCACGAAGGGGAACGCTACAGCTTTGCCGGGAAATTTCCCGGCATTGTGATCAAGGGAAACCCCGGAGATGCCATCAATTCCGTGGGCCCCGGCCGGGTGGTATACAGCGGTCCCCATTCAACCCTGGGGAATGTGGTGTTTGTTCAGAACCCCCGGGGGTATATCTATATTTACGGGGGAAACAGGCGACTCTTTGTCAATCAGGGAGACGATTTGACCACCGGGCAGCTGATCGGTGAACTTGGGGCAAGTCCTCTTCTGCCGGATGTACAGGTATATTTCAGCGTCTGGAAGGAAGGCAGATATCTGGATCCCAACACCGCCCCCCGCTGA